The following are from one region of the Pseudomonas lalucatii genome:
- a CDS encoding DUF2388 domain-containing protein, with the protein MYPVRLFTLTALLLTGGSAMATSFVGTTDAIGNSLAGTAEASSDATSSLRDDKVVLAARDDAASFVASLGAIRGAHLEAALLHIRRQQPDLQADDLQLARAILSR; encoded by the coding sequence ATGTACCCCGTCCGCCTGTTCACCCTGACCGCGCTGCTGTTGACCGGCGGCAGCGCCATGGCCACCAGCTTCGTCGGCACCACCGATGCCATCGGCAACTCCCTGGCCGGCACCGCGGAGGCCAGTTCCGATGCCACCTCCTCGCTGCGCGACGACAAGGTGGTGCTGGCCGCCCGCGACGATGCCGCGAGCTTCGTCGCCAGCCTGGGCGCCATCCGCGGCGCCCACCTGGAGGCGGCGCTGCTGCACATCCGCCGGCAGCAGCCGGACCTGCAGGCCGACGACCTGCAGCTGGCCAGGGCGATTCTCAGCCGTTGA
- a CDS encoding DUF1127 domain-containing protein, whose protein sequence is MERTLDTSTLPLQPSHTRPLGRLQATLALWLRNARTRRQLAALDARQLADSGIGPAERQRELQKPFWR, encoded by the coding sequence ATGGAGCGCACCCTCGACACCAGCACATTGCCCCTTCAGCCCAGCCACACCCGGCCGCTCGGCCGACTGCAGGCCACCCTGGCCCTGTGGCTGCGCAATGCCCGCACCCGCCGCCAACTGGCCGCCCTCGACGCACGCCAGCTGGCGGACAGCGGCATCGGCCCCGCCGAGCGCCAGCGCGAACTGCAGAAGCCCTTCTGGCGCTGA
- a CDS encoding DUF1127 domain-containing protein — MERTLSSDLFFEPSASTVSASLPLRMAATLLLWQRRIVSRRQLARLDARLLADAGISESQRHAELNKPFWR; from the coding sequence ATGGAACGCACCCTCAGTTCCGACCTGTTTTTCGAACCCAGCGCCTCCACCGTTTCCGCCAGCCTGCCGCTGCGCATGGCCGCCACCCTGCTGCTGTGGCAGCGCCGCATCGTCAGCCGCCGCCAGCTGGCGCGCCTGGATGCCCGCCTGCTGGCCGACGCCGGCATCAGCGAGAGCCAGCGCCACGCCGAGCTGAACAAGCCGTTCTGGCGCTAA
- a CDS encoding NAD(P)(+) transhydrogenase (Re/Si-specific) subunit beta gives MSMNLITVLYLVASICFIQALKGLSHPTSSRRGNLFGMIGMAIAIVTTVGLIYKLGAEMATAGIGYVIVGLLVGGSVGTVMAKRVEMTKMPELVAFMHSMIGLAAVFIAIAAVVEPQSLGIVASLGEAIPSGNRLELFLGAAIGAITFSGSVIAFGKLSGKYKFRLFQGAPVQFAGQHMLNLAVGLAIIGLGLVYTFTGDITSFAILVALAFVIGVLIIIPIGGADMPVVVSMLNSYSGWAAAGIGFSLNNSMLIIAGSLVGSSGAILSYIMCKAMNRSFFNVILGGFGGATDAGPAAGSGEQRPVKSGSSDDAAFLLTNADSVIIVPGYGLAVARAQHALMELAEKLSHRGVNVKYAIHPVAGRMPGHMNVLLAEAEVPYEQVFEMEDINSEFGQADVVLVLGANDVVNPAAKNDPKSPIAGMPILEAYKAKTVIVNKRSMASGYAGLDNELFYLDKTMMVFGDAKKVIEDMVKAVD, from the coding sequence ATGAGCATGAACCTGATCACTGTTCTCTACCTCGTCGCCTCGATCTGCTTTATCCAGGCGCTCAAGGGCCTGTCGCACCCGACCAGCTCGCGGCGCGGCAACCTGTTCGGCATGATCGGCATGGCCATCGCCATCGTCACCACCGTCGGCCTGATCTACAAGCTGGGGGCCGAGATGGCCACCGCCGGCATCGGCTACGTGATCGTCGGCCTGCTGGTCGGCGGCAGCGTCGGCACCGTCATGGCCAAGCGCGTCGAGATGACCAAGATGCCCGAGCTGGTCGCCTTCATGCACAGCATGATCGGTCTGGCCGCGGTGTTCATCGCCATCGCCGCGGTGGTCGAGCCGCAGTCCCTGGGCATCGTTGCATCCCTGGGCGAGGCGATTCCGTCCGGCAACCGCCTGGAGCTGTTCCTCGGCGCGGCCATCGGCGCCATCACCTTCTCCGGTTCGGTGATCGCCTTCGGCAAGCTGTCGGGCAAGTACAAGTTCCGCCTGTTCCAGGGCGCACCGGTACAGTTCGCCGGCCAGCACATGCTCAACCTGGCGGTCGGCCTGGCGATCATCGGCCTCGGCCTGGTGTACACCTTCACCGGCGACATCACCTCGTTCGCCATCCTGGTGGCCCTGGCCTTCGTCATCGGCGTGCTGATCATCATCCCGATCGGTGGCGCCGACATGCCGGTGGTGGTGTCGATGCTCAACAGCTACTCGGGCTGGGCGGCGGCCGGTATCGGCTTCTCGCTGAACAACTCGATGCTGATCATCGCCGGCTCCCTGGTCGGCTCCTCCGGTGCCATCCTCTCCTACATCATGTGCAAGGCGATGAACCGTTCGTTCTTCAACGTCATCCTCGGCGGCTTCGGCGGCGCGACGGATGCCGGTCCGGCGGCGGGCAGCGGCGAGCAGCGCCCGGTGAAGTCCGGCTCCAGCGACGACGCGGCCTTCCTGCTGACCAACGCCGACAGCGTGATCATCGTGCCCGGCTACGGCCTGGCGGTGGCCCGCGCCCAGCACGCGCTGATGGAGCTGGCGGAGAAGCTGAGCCACCGCGGGGTCAACGTGAAATACGCCATCCACCCGGTGGCCGGCCGTATGCCCGGGCACATGAACGTGCTGCTGGCCGAGGCCGAGGTGCCGTACGAGCAGGTGTTCGAGATGGAGGACATCAACTCCGAGTTCGGCCAGGCCGACGTGGTGCTGGTGCTCGGCGCCAACGACGTGGTCAACCCGGCGGCGAAGAACGATCCTAAGTCGCCGATCGCCGGCATGCCGATCCTCGAGGCCTACAAGGCCAAGACCGTGATCGTCAACAAGCGCTCGATGGCCAGCGGCTACGCCGGCCTGGACAACGAACTGTTCTACCTGGACAAGACCATGATGGTGTTCGGCGACGCCAAGAAGGTGATCGAGGACATGGTCAAGGCAGTCGACTGA
- a CDS encoding NAD(P) transhydrogenase subunit alpha — protein sequence MDMISDGIYNLIIFALAIYVGYHVVWNVTPALHTPLMAVTNAISAIVIVGAMLAAALTVTPLGKTMGTLAVALAAVNVFGGFLVTRRMLEMFKKKAPKAAAEKH from the coding sequence ATGGATATGATTTCCGATGGCATCTACAACCTGATCATCTTCGCCCTGGCGATCTACGTCGGCTACCACGTGGTGTGGAACGTCACCCCGGCCCTGCACACCCCGCTGATGGCGGTGACCAACGCCATCTCGGCGATCGTCATCGTCGGCGCCATGCTGGCCGCCGCCCTGACCGTCACCCCGCTGGGCAAGACCATGGGCACCCTGGCCGTGGCCCTGGCCGCGGTCAACGTGTTCGGTGGCTTCCTGGTCACCCGACGCATGCTGGAAATGTTCAAGAAGAAAGCGCCGAAAGCGGCTGCGGAGAAGCACTGA
- a CDS encoding Re/Si-specific NAD(P)(+) transhydrogenase subunit alpha, giving the protein MHIGVPLETQAGETRVAATPETIKKLIGQGHQVTVQSGAGVSASIPDSAYAAVGASIGSDAAALGADLVLKVVAPSEAELTHMKTGAVLVGMLNPFSNETIARMNARGITAFALEAAPRTSRAQSLDVLSSQANIAGYKAVMLAANHYPRFMPMLMTAAGTVKAARVLILGAGVAGLQAIATAKRLGAVIEASDVRPAVKEQIESLGAKFVDVPFETDEERECAQGVGGYARPMPQSWMERQAKAVHERAKQADIVITTALIPGRKAPVLLKEETVEQMKPGSVVIDLAAAQGGNCPLTVAEQVVIKHGVTIVGHSNLAAMVPADASALYARNLLDFLKLVIDKDGQFHLNLEDDIVAACLMCRDGQVVRTNG; this is encoded by the coding sequence GTGCACATCGGTGTTCCTCTCGAAACCCAGGCCGGCGAGACGCGGGTAGCCGCGACGCCGGAGACCATCAAGAAGCTGATCGGCCAAGGCCATCAGGTAACCGTACAGAGCGGCGCGGGGGTCAGCGCCAGCATTCCGGACAGCGCCTACGCCGCGGTGGGCGCCTCCATCGGCAGCGACGCCGCCGCCCTCGGCGCCGACCTGGTGCTCAAGGTGGTGGCGCCGAGCGAGGCCGAGCTGACGCACATGAAGACCGGCGCGGTGCTGGTCGGCATGCTCAATCCGTTCAGCAACGAAACCATCGCCCGCATGAACGCCCGCGGCATCACCGCCTTCGCCCTGGAAGCGGCGCCGCGCACCTCCCGCGCGCAGAGCCTCGACGTGCTGTCGTCGCAAGCCAACATCGCCGGCTACAAGGCGGTGATGCTCGCCGCCAACCACTACCCGCGCTTCATGCCGATGCTGATGACTGCCGCCGGTACCGTGAAGGCCGCCCGCGTGCTGATCCTCGGCGCCGGCGTCGCCGGGCTGCAGGCCATCGCCACGGCCAAGCGCCTGGGTGCGGTGATCGAGGCCTCGGACGTGCGCCCGGCGGTGAAGGAACAGATCGAGTCCCTCGGCGCCAAGTTCGTCGACGTGCCCTTCGAGACCGACGAGGAGCGCGAGTGCGCCCAGGGCGTCGGCGGCTACGCGCGGCCGATGCCGCAGTCGTGGATGGAGCGCCAGGCCAAGGCGGTGCACGAGCGCGCCAAGCAGGCCGACATCGTCATCACCACCGCGCTGATCCCCGGCCGCAAAGCCCCGGTGCTGCTCAAGGAAGAAACCGTCGAGCAGATGAAGCCCGGCTCGGTGGTCATCGACCTGGCCGCGGCCCAGGGCGGCAACTGCCCGCTGACCGTCGCCGAGCAGGTGGTGATCAAGCACGGCGTGACCATCGTCGGCCACAGCAACCTGGCCGCCATGGTGCCGGCCGATGCCTCGGCGCTGTATGCGCGCAACCTGCTGGACTTCCTCAAGCTGGTCATCGACAAGGACGGCCAGTTCCACCTCAACCTCGAAGACGACATCGTCGCCGCGTGCCTGATGTGCCGCGACGGCCAGGTCGTGCGCACCAACGGCTAA
- a CDS encoding LysR family transcriptional regulator, which translates to MRRKIPSTAALVAFESAARHQSFTKAAEELALTQSAICRQVAGLEEFLNVALFRRSRRGVKLTEAGLSYARRVAAQLDAVERDTLAVMGQQGAMSIELAVVPTFGTQWLLPRLKDFQRLHPEVTVNLTNRTRPFLFADTDFDAAIYFGDGDWSGTATQLLMRENAMPVCSPALLAGQSQPSAERIAELPLLQQTTRPYAWRQWFASQGLSVPRDLGGPRYELFSMLAQAAMHEMGVALIPPFLIQRELAEGRLVLALEHACHSDKAYYLVIPERKLESAALQRFRDWLATEARHYAAANGLQ; encoded by the coding sequence ATGCGCCGCAAGATCCCCAGCACCGCCGCCCTGGTCGCCTTCGAGTCGGCCGCCCGCCACCAGAGCTTCACCAAGGCCGCCGAGGAGCTGGCGCTGACCCAGAGCGCCATCTGCCGCCAGGTCGCCGGCCTCGAGGAGTTCCTCAACGTCGCGCTGTTCCGCCGCTCGCGCCGCGGCGTCAAGCTGACCGAGGCCGGGCTGTCCTATGCCCGCCGGGTGGCCGCGCAGCTCGATGCGGTGGAACGCGACACCCTGGCGGTGATGGGCCAGCAGGGCGCCATGAGCATCGAACTGGCGGTGGTGCCGACCTTCGGCACCCAGTGGCTGCTGCCACGGCTGAAGGACTTCCAGCGCCTGCACCCCGAGGTCACGGTCAACCTGACCAACCGCACCCGGCCCTTCCTGTTCGCCGACACCGACTTCGACGCGGCCATCTACTTCGGCGACGGCGACTGGTCGGGCACCGCCACGCAGCTGCTGATGCGCGAGAACGCCATGCCGGTGTGCAGCCCGGCACTGCTCGCCGGCCAGAGCCAGCCGAGCGCCGAGCGCATCGCCGAGCTGCCGCTGCTGCAGCAGACCACCCGCCCCTATGCCTGGCGCCAGTGGTTCGCCTCGCAGGGGTTGAGCGTGCCACGGGACCTCGGCGGGCCGCGCTACGAGCTGTTCTCCATGCTCGCCCAGGCGGCCATGCACGAGATGGGCGTGGCGCTGATCCCGCCTTTCCTGATCCAGCGCGAACTGGCCGAGGGTCGCCTGGTGCTGGCCCTGGAGCATGCCTGCCACAGCGACAAGGCCTATTACCTGGTGATTCCCGAGCGCAAGCTGGAGTCCGCCGCGCTGCAGCGTTTTCGCGACTGGCTGGCGACCGAGGCGCGGCATTATGCCGCGGCCAATGGCCTGCAATAG